The proteins below come from a single uncultured Carboxylicivirga sp. genomic window:
- a CDS encoding rubrerythrin: MSTLKGTKTEQNLLKAFAGESQARMRYNYFAKQAQKEGLEQIAAIFMETADQEKEHAKRFFKFLEGGMVEITASYPAGVIGDTKENLQAAADGENEEWTELYPEFAKIAEEEGFKDVAVAFKMIAKVEAHHEERYRTLYTNLMEGKVFERDGKVTWMCRNCGFIHESAKAPKTCPACLHPQSYFEIKKTNY, translated from the coding sequence ATGAGTACTTTAAAAGGAACAAAAACTGAACAAAACTTATTAAAAGCATTTGCAGGTGAATCTCAAGCCCGTATGCGCTATAATTATTTTGCTAAACAAGCTCAAAAAGAAGGTTTAGAACAAATTGCTGCCATCTTTATGGAAACAGCAGATCAGGAAAAAGAACATGCGAAACGTTTCTTCAAGTTTTTAGAAGGTGGCATGGTTGAAATTACAGCTTCGTATCCGGCTGGTGTAATTGGCGATACAAAAGAAAATCTTCAAGCTGCTGCCGATGGCGAAAACGAAGAGTGGACAGAATTATATCCTGAATTTGCTAAAATAGCTGAAGAAGAAGGCTTTAAAGATGTAGCTGTAGCATTTAAAATGATTGCTAAAGTAGAAGCTCATCACGAAGAAAGATATCGTACTCTTTATACCAACCTAATGGAAGGTAAAGTATTTGAAAGAGATGGAAAAGTTACCTGGATGTGTCGTAACTGTGGATTTATTCACGAAAGTGCTAAAGCGCCAAAAACTTGTCCAGCATGTTTACATCCTCAATCGTATTTCGAAATTAAGAAAACCAATTACTAG
- a CDS encoding SemiSWEET transporter has translation MMVTAMGTIAAFLTTLAMFPQAIRIIKTKDVHSISLLMYMANTLGIVFWLIYGVLLNEMPIIIANSIAIIPASVILILKLALGGKKDKKIPPHKCDSLKVSIQTQE, from the coding sequence ATGATGGTTACAGCTATGGGCACTATTGCTGCCTTTCTAACAACTTTGGCTATGTTTCCACAAGCCATTCGAATTATTAAAACAAAAGATGTGCATAGCATCTCGCTTTTGATGTATATGGCCAATACTTTGGGTATTGTATTTTGGCTTATTTACGGAGTGTTATTGAATGAGATGCCCATTATTATAGCCAATTCAATTGCCATTATTCCGGCTTCTGTAATTTTGATTCTGAAATTGGCGTTGGGAGGGAAAAAGGATAAAAAAATACCACCTCACAAATGCGATAGCCTGAAAGTCTCAATTCAAACGCAAGAGTGA